A single Kribbella aluminosa DNA region contains:
- a CDS encoding sensor histidine kinase, protein MRFAARSLSVRVAAAMVVLVAVVSIAIGGLTTAAISSYLTNQLDGKVTAAQGRAAGALRNGGPPPDAPHGQDAGTVTVYRQASEVVGTVITSDGQLTALSDEAINVLDQSATDQNSTVSLPDLGTYRVRASNIGPVTVIAGLPTKDIQNTVNSLIGWEALFGGLGVLAAGGVAIFVVRRQLRPLRQVAQTAREVAALPLDTGEIGVTARVPDQLTDEHTEVGQVAVALNTLLGHMENALDARHRSEQQVRQFVADASHELRTPLTTIHGYAQLSLHQRDPELFTHAMGKVMVETTRMASLVEDLLLLARLDAGRPLDRRPVDLSRLARDSITDAEIVAPSHHWELALPTDPMIVIGDEQRLHQVVTNLLTNARRHTPPGTTVTVAITHHEHSAVLTVHDDGPGIPADLLPNVFRRFTRADTARTRTSGGTGLGLSLAESIAHAHAGTLTLTSKPGSTTFSLALPV, encoded by the coding sequence ATGAGGTTTGCGGCGCGGTCCTTGAGTGTGCGGGTCGCGGCGGCGATGGTCGTGCTGGTGGCGGTGGTGAGTATCGCGATCGGCGGACTGACGACCGCCGCGATCAGCTCGTACCTGACCAACCAGCTCGACGGCAAGGTGACCGCCGCCCAGGGGCGCGCGGCCGGCGCACTGCGGAACGGCGGCCCGCCGCCGGACGCGCCGCACGGGCAGGACGCGGGCACCGTGACCGTCTACCGACAGGCGTCCGAGGTGGTCGGCACCGTCATCACCTCCGACGGGCAGCTCACCGCCCTGTCGGACGAGGCCATCAACGTCCTCGACCAGTCCGCCACCGACCAGAACAGTACGGTCAGCCTCCCGGACCTCGGCACGTACCGCGTCCGGGCGTCGAACATCGGCCCGGTCACCGTCATCGCGGGCCTGCCCACGAAGGACATCCAGAACACCGTCAACAGCCTGATCGGTTGGGAGGCGCTGTTCGGCGGCCTCGGTGTCCTCGCCGCGGGCGGTGTCGCGATCTTCGTCGTACGACGTCAACTCCGGCCGCTGCGCCAGGTCGCGCAGACCGCACGTGAGGTGGCCGCGCTACCGCTGGACACCGGCGAGATCGGGGTCACCGCGCGGGTCCCCGACCAGCTCACCGACGAACACACCGAGGTCGGGCAGGTCGCGGTCGCGCTGAACACGTTGCTCGGGCACATGGAGAACGCGCTCGATGCCCGGCACCGCAGCGAGCAACAGGTCCGGCAGTTCGTCGCCGACGCGTCGCACGAGCTGCGGACACCGCTCACCACGATCCACGGCTATGCACAGCTCAGCCTGCACCAGCGCGACCCCGAGCTGTTCACGCACGCGATGGGCAAGGTGATGGTCGAGACCACCCGGATGGCGTCGCTGGTCGAGGACCTGCTGCTGCTCGCCCGCCTGGACGCCGGCCGGCCGCTCGACCGCCGCCCGGTCGACCTGTCCCGGCTCGCCCGCGACTCGATCACCGACGCCGAGATAGTTGCCCCCAGCCACCATTGGGAGCTGGCCCTGCCGACCGACCCGATGATCGTGATCGGCGACGAGCAACGCCTGCACCAGGTGGTAACCAACCTGCTCACGAACGCCCGCCGCCACACCCCGCCCGGCACCACGGTCACGGTGGCCATCACCCACCACGAGCACTCCGCCGTACTGACCGTCCATGACGACGGCCCCGGCATCCCCGCCGACCTGCTCCCGAACGTCTTCCGGCGCTTCACCCGCGCCGATACCGCCCGCACCCGCACCAGCGGCGGCACCGGCCTCGGCCTCTCCCTCGCCGAGTCGATAGCCCACGCCCACGCCGGTACCTTGACCCTCACGTCCAAGCCCGGCAGTACGACGTTCAGCCTCGCGTTGCCGGTGTGA
- a CDS encoding phosphotransferase enzyme family protein — protein sequence MIQTFRSLPEPAALAAHLGPRYGVTFEHCELRRTLVNDVYELATGDARYVLKLYLYGRREADEIRWETGLSAHLRAAGVRTTEVVPLLDGDTVGLLETPEGPRPFTLLEYVEGSTPRPPFTDELYDAFGRQVAAFHDAAENYTSPYFRPPAEDVDQALEQILAVDDAEENLLRTLTARVRNNLSQYSKAGTCHGDVSMDKVLLTPQGLLLLDFDLAATGPVAADFCGVATTPHWEAFKAGYRIRREITAEDEAAIPYLQIVGRILNLRFHVVDKPRYRGTESRGEGWAAGEYEGLRALL from the coding sequence ATGATCCAGACCTTCCGGTCGTTGCCCGAGCCGGCCGCACTGGCCGCCCACCTCGGTCCGCGGTACGGCGTGACGTTCGAGCACTGCGAGCTGCGCCGGACGTTGGTGAACGACGTGTACGAACTGGCCACCGGCGACGCGCGGTACGTGCTCAAGCTCTACCTGTACGGCAGGCGCGAGGCGGACGAAATCCGTTGGGAGACAGGGCTTTCGGCGCATCTGCGCGCGGCCGGCGTCCGCACGACGGAGGTCGTGCCGCTGCTCGACGGCGACACCGTCGGCCTGCTGGAGACACCTGAAGGACCCCGCCCGTTCACCCTGCTCGAGTACGTCGAAGGGAGCACGCCGCGGCCACCCTTCACCGACGAACTGTATGACGCGTTCGGTCGGCAGGTCGCTGCATTTCACGATGCCGCGGAGAACTACACGTCGCCGTACTTCCGGCCGCCGGCGGAAGACGTCGACCAAGCGCTCGAACAAATCCTCGCCGTCGACGACGCGGAGGAAAACCTGCTCCGGACACTGACGGCGAGAGTACGGAACAACCTCTCGCAGTACTCAAAGGCAGGAACCTGCCACGGCGATGTCTCGATGGACAAAGTTTTGTTGACGCCACAGGGACTTCTGTTGCTGGATTTCGATCTGGCCGCGACCGGTCCGGTGGCGGCCGATTTCTGTGGCGTCGCGACGACGCCGCACTGGGAGGCGTTCAAGGCCGGCTACCGGATCCGGCGCGAGATCACCGCCGAGGACGAGGCCGCGATCCCGTACCTGCAGATTGTCGGGCGGATCCTCAACCTGCGCTTCCACGTGGTCGACAAACCCCGCTACCGGGGTACCGAGTCGCGGGGTGAGGGCTGGGCGGCCGGGGAGTACGAAGGGTTGCGCGCACTGCTCTGA
- a CDS encoding cytochrome P450 — protein MPEPVLQIPFEDAFRFDPSPTFAELREGRPVARVRTLAGAEVWLVTRYDDVKLVLADPRFSRAAVVQQGAPRVALAKPMPNSLTTTDPPEHTRLRRLVVPTFAHRKIERTRPWVAELSAQLAEDVAQAGDGADLRQLVALPLPIQVICRLLGVPYADRAQFREWTELGYSMKMAEKDLVEDAMTNLTAYIEDLVTKKLANTDAPPEDLLDELVRAREEGDRLSQEELIAFGVNLLVAGHETSANQISSCVATLLRRPENWARLVENPALVPSAIEELLRFNRFSEVGQLRVALEDVELHGVQIKAGEGVMAALNSANRDPRAYDAPDELRLDRADNKHLSFGFGPHFCLGAQLARIELQESLLALIRRFPRMSLAKPAEELEWRRVLVSGLAELPVNLNL, from the coding sequence ATGCCTGAGCCGGTCTTGCAGATTCCGTTCGAGGACGCGTTTCGGTTCGATCCGTCGCCGACGTTCGCCGAGCTCCGCGAGGGGCGGCCCGTCGCACGGGTGCGGACGCTGGCCGGTGCCGAGGTGTGGCTGGTGACACGGTACGACGACGTCAAGCTCGTGCTGGCCGACCCGAGATTCTCCCGGGCCGCGGTGGTGCAGCAGGGCGCGCCGCGGGTGGCGCTGGCCAAGCCGATGCCGAACAGCCTGACCACCACCGACCCGCCGGAGCACACCCGCCTCCGACGGTTGGTCGTACCAACGTTCGCGCACCGGAAGATCGAGCGCACCCGGCCGTGGGTCGCGGAGCTGTCCGCACAACTCGCCGAGGACGTCGCGCAGGCGGGCGACGGCGCCGACCTCAGGCAGCTGGTCGCGCTGCCGTTGCCGATCCAGGTGATCTGCCGGCTGCTCGGCGTACCGTACGCCGACCGCGCGCAGTTCCGGGAGTGGACCGAGCTCGGGTACAGCATGAAGATGGCCGAGAAGGACCTGGTCGAGGACGCGATGACCAACCTGACCGCGTACATCGAGGACCTGGTCACCAAGAAGCTCGCGAACACCGACGCACCACCCGAGGACCTGCTCGACGAGCTCGTCCGCGCCCGCGAGGAGGGCGACCGGCTCAGTCAGGAAGAACTGATCGCCTTCGGCGTCAACCTGCTCGTCGCCGGCCACGAGACCTCCGCGAACCAGATCTCCAGTTGCGTCGCGACCCTGTTGCGCCGGCCGGAGAACTGGGCGCGGCTCGTGGAAAACCCTGCCCTGGTCCCGTCCGCGATCGAGGAACTGCTGCGGTTCAACAGGTTCAGCGAGGTCGGTCAGCTCCGGGTGGCGCTCGAGGACGTCGAGCTGCACGGCGTACAGATCAAGGCCGGTGAGGGCGTGATGGCCGCACTCAACTCGGCGAACCGGGATCCGCGCGCGTACGACGCACCCGACGAGCTGCGGCTGGACCGGGCCGACAACAAGCACCTGTCGTTCGGCTTCGGGCCGCACTTCTGCCTCGGCGCGCAGCTGGCGCGGATCGAGCTGCAGGAATCGTTGCTGGCCCTGATACGGCGGTTCCCGCGGATGAGTCTGGCGAAACCGGCCGAAGAGCTCGAGTGGCGTCGCGTACTGGTGAGCGGTCTCGCCGAACTGCCGGTGAACCTCAACCTCTGA
- a CDS encoding aldose epimerase family protein: protein MPEHLPRRQVLRTAGALGLGAAAAGALSSTAEAATRTATTSGTPDKLTTMGAHHGKLEIRKDPFGTTPDGQGVDVYTFTNGRVTISMLTWGATLQRIETPDRRGHTENISLGFDNLPDYAKLSPYFGATIGRYGNRIAKGKFTLDGTAYQIPVNNGENALHGGTIGFDKKVWKAKVVQDDKSVGVAFTYVSPDGEMGFPGELTSTVTYTLDTRDNLRIGYHATVAGKPTIVNLTNHCYFNLLGEGNGTIYDHVLELNAPKYTPVDATLIPTGEIAPVAGTPFDFSRPTAIGARLRGDHQQLVFGRGYDHNFVLGGRPDKDGLRLAGRFWEPEHGRTIEVHTDQPGVQFYSGNFLDGTFLGIGKKAYRQGDAFAFETQHFPDSPNHANFPPTVLRPGETYKSTTVYSFGTK from the coding sequence ATGCCCGAACACCTGCCCCGCCGCCAGGTCCTCCGGACCGCCGGCGCACTGGGCCTCGGTGCCGCCGCCGCGGGCGCACTCAGCAGCACCGCGGAAGCGGCCACCCGAACCGCCACCACCAGTGGTACGCCGGATAAGTTGACGACCATGGGCGCACACCACGGCAAGCTCGAGATCCGCAAGGACCCGTTCGGCACCACCCCGGACGGCCAAGGGGTGGACGTCTACACGTTCACCAACGGCCGGGTGACGATCTCGATGCTGACCTGGGGCGCGACCCTGCAGCGGATCGAGACCCCGGACCGCCGCGGCCACACCGAGAACATCAGCCTCGGCTTCGACAACCTGCCGGACTACGCGAAGCTCAGCCCGTACTTCGGCGCCACCATCGGCCGCTACGGCAACCGGATCGCCAAGGGCAAGTTCACGCTCGACGGGACGGCGTACCAGATCCCGGTCAACAACGGCGAGAACGCGCTGCACGGCGGCACGATCGGCTTCGACAAGAAGGTCTGGAAGGCCAAGGTCGTCCAGGACGACAAGTCCGTCGGCGTCGCGTTCACCTACGTCAGCCCGGACGGCGAGATGGGCTTTCCCGGTGAGCTCACCAGCACCGTCACGTACACGCTGGACACCCGCGACAACCTGCGGATCGGCTACCACGCGACGGTGGCCGGCAAGCCGACCATCGTCAACCTCACCAACCACTGCTACTTCAACCTGCTCGGCGAGGGCAACGGCACGATCTACGACCACGTGCTCGAGCTGAACGCGCCGAAGTACACCCCGGTGGACGCGACGCTGATCCCGACCGGCGAGATCGCCCCGGTCGCCGGTACGCCGTTCGACTTCAGCCGGCCGACCGCGATCGGCGCCCGGCTCCGCGGTGACCACCAGCAGCTGGTGTTCGGCCGCGGGTACGACCACAACTTCGTGCTCGGGGGCCGGCCGGACAAGGACGGCCTGCGGCTCGCCGGCCGCTTCTGGGAGCCCGAGCACGGCCGCACGATCGAGGTACACACCGACCAGCCCGGCGTGCAGTTCTACAGCGGCAACTTCCTCGACGGCACGTTCCTCGGCATCGGCAAGAAGGCCTACCGCCAGGGCGACGCGTTCGCGTTCGAGACCCAGCACTTCCCGGACTCCCCGAACCACGCCAACTTCCCGCCCACGGTCCTCCGCCCCGGCGAGACCTACAAGTCCACCACCGTCTACTCCTTCGGCACCAAGTAG
- a CDS encoding isochorismatase family protein: protein MSRTALIVIDVQESFRVRPNWQLVNHPDIAGRVQRLVRAARERDELVVWVLHTEPGTGGAFDPAEGHVRLIDGLEPLPTESVIRKTSHNAFTTTNLQQLLTQEGVSEIVVCGIRTEQCCETTARVGSDLGYDVVFVTEATATMALAHWSIREQASVEEILADPRTLTADQVTERTEYALAGRFATVRTLDELTAVPVAS from the coding sequence ATGAGCCGAACCGCACTGATCGTGATCGACGTCCAGGAATCGTTCCGGGTCCGCCCGAACTGGCAGCTGGTGAACCACCCCGACATCGCCGGCCGGGTGCAGCGCCTGGTGCGCGCGGCCCGGGAGCGGGACGAATTGGTGGTGTGGGTGCTGCACACCGAGCCCGGGACCGGCGGCGCCTTCGACCCGGCCGAGGGACATGTCCGGCTCATCGACGGCCTCGAACCGTTGCCGACGGAAAGCGTCATCAGGAAAACGTCGCACAACGCCTTCACCACAACGAATCTGCAGCAACTGCTGACGCAGGAAGGCGTTTCCGAAATCGTTGTCTGCGGTATCCGTACCGAGCAGTGCTGCGAGACCACCGCGCGGGTCGGGTCGGACCTCGGGTACGACGTCGTGTTCGTCACCGAGGCGACTGCGACGATGGCGCTCGCGCACTGGTCGATCCGCGAGCAGGCGTCCGTCGAGGAGATCCTCGCCGACCCGCGGACGCTGACCGCGGACCAGGTCACCGAGCGCACCGAGTACGCACTGGCCGGCCGGTTCGCCACCGTCCGCACCCTCGACGAGCTGACCGCCGTACCCGTGGCATCCTGA
- a CDS encoding GlxA family transcriptional regulator, which translates to MRPTRVLFVLVPRLHLLDLAGPAQVFTTANDFGYSYDVSYVAESDEVATAQGVPLRTQSEWPELEPGDLIVVPGWRSPRLSPEPPIGPEFRRRLRAHHDAGGAVASICSGADALGWAGLLDGRRFTTHHDLTDELAARYPRATIVRDVLYVEDDRVITSAGIASGIDLALHLVAVGRGAEAAARVAREMVVYARRNGDELQESTMLRHRDHLSDLAHRVQDVIDARYADRLPLAELAGDVGVSERTLTRMFTTATGLTPLRYQQLLRVERAEHLIGHGSTIESAARSVGFEDPRMLRRLRSRASV; encoded by the coding sequence ATGCGACCTACCCGCGTGCTCTTCGTACTGGTGCCGCGGCTCCACTTGCTGGATCTGGCCGGGCCGGCGCAGGTGTTCACGACTGCGAACGACTTCGGGTACTCCTACGACGTGTCGTACGTGGCCGAGTCCGACGAGGTCGCGACCGCGCAGGGCGTGCCGTTGCGGACGCAGTCGGAGTGGCCGGAGCTGGAGCCCGGCGACCTGATCGTCGTGCCGGGGTGGCGGTCGCCGCGGTTGTCGCCGGAGCCGCCGATCGGGCCGGAGTTCCGGCGTCGGCTGCGGGCGCACCACGATGCCGGCGGAGCGGTCGCCAGTATCTGCTCGGGCGCCGACGCGCTCGGCTGGGCCGGGCTGCTCGACGGCCGCCGGTTCACCACCCACCACGACCTGACCGACGAGCTGGCCGCCCGCTACCCGCGGGCGACCATCGTCCGGGACGTGCTGTACGTCGAGGACGATCGCGTGATCACCTCCGCCGGCATCGCCAGCGGTATCGACCTCGCGCTGCACCTGGTCGCGGTCGGCCGCGGCGCGGAGGCGGCCGCCCGGGTCGCGCGGGAGATGGTCGTGTACGCCCGGCGGAACGGCGACGAGCTGCAGGAGTCGACGATGCTCCGGCACCGCGACCACCTGAGCGACCTCGCGCACCGCGTCCAGGACGTCATCGACGCCCGGTACGCCGACAGGCTCCCGCTCGCCGAGCTGGCCGGGGACGTCGGCGTCAGCGAACGCACGCTGACCCGGATGTTCACCACCGCGACCGGTCTCACGCCGCTGCGCTACCAGCAGCTGCTCCGGGTGGAGCGCGCCGAGCACCTGATCGGCCACGGCAGCACGATCGAGTCGGCGGCCCGCTCGGTCGGGTTCGAGGACCCGCGGATGCTGCGCCGGTTGCGGTCTCGTGCTTCTGTCTAG
- a CDS encoding ABC transporter substrate-binding protein: MKKRVAAAVACTAALALAGCANNAQGGSNGQAVAGSSVSGEKVTIMVGGLDKQIYLPFMLAKQLGYYDKAGVNVVLIGEGAGVDATTEMMAGKVQGTGGFYDHTIALQASSKYAEAVVSMLQVPGEVELCRSDLKGTVSSPKDWKGRHLGITDVGSSTDFLTQYLGTQNGIDPSQTTRIGVQAGTTFIAAMEHKQIDCGMTTEPTVSKLLSDKAAYIIEDTRTAEGAKKAFGGTYPATSLYMQTSYVEAHKDVVQKLVNAYVATLKWIQSHSAADIADKMPADYYAGVGKPAYVAALNSEKGIYNPTGIMPTDGPKTCLAVLSAFNPAVKGKAIDLTKTYTNQFVQSAQPLS, translated from the coding sequence GTGAAGAAACGTGTCGCCGCAGCCGTTGCCTGCACCGCCGCACTCGCCCTGGCGGGATGCGCCAACAACGCCCAGGGCGGGTCGAACGGCCAGGCCGTCGCCGGGTCGAGCGTGAGCGGGGAGAAGGTCACCATCATGGTCGGCGGGCTGGACAAGCAGATCTACCTGCCGTTCATGCTGGCCAAGCAGCTGGGCTACTACGACAAGGCCGGCGTCAACGTGGTGCTGATCGGCGAAGGCGCCGGCGTCGATGCCACCACCGAGATGATGGCCGGCAAGGTGCAGGGCACGGGTGGCTTCTACGACCACACGATCGCGCTGCAGGCCAGCAGCAAGTACGCCGAGGCGGTGGTCTCGATGCTGCAGGTTCCTGGTGAGGTCGAGCTCTGCCGCAGCGACCTCAAGGGCACGGTGAGCAGCCCGAAGGACTGGAAGGGCCGCCACCTCGGGATCACCGACGTGGGGTCGTCGACCGACTTCCTCACCCAGTACCTCGGCACCCAGAACGGCATCGACCCGTCCCAGACCACCCGGATCGGCGTCCAGGCCGGCACCACGTTCATCGCCGCGATGGAACACAAGCAGATCGACTGCGGGATGACGACGGAGCCCACGGTGTCCAAGTTGCTGTCCGACAAGGCGGCGTACATCATCGAGGACACCCGGACGGCCGAAGGCGCCAAGAAGGCGTTCGGCGGGACGTACCCGGCGACCTCGCTCTACATGCAGACGAGCTACGTCGAGGCGCACAAGGACGTCGTCCAGAAGCTCGTCAACGCGTACGTCGCCACGCTGAAGTGGATCCAGTCCCACTCGGCGGCCGACATCGCGGACAAGATGCCGGCCGACTACTACGCCGGTGTCGGCAAGCCGGCGTACGTCGCGGCGCTGAACAGTGAGAAGGGCATCTACAACCCGACCGGCATCATGCCCACCGACGGGCCGAAGACCTGCCTGGCCGTGCTGTCGGCCTTCAACCCGGCGGTCAAGGGCAAGGCGATCGATCTGACCAAGACCTACACGAACCAGTTCGTCCAGTCCGCCCAGCCCCTGTCCTGA
- a CDS encoding ABC transporter permease: MSARRPWTPRRRLILGLRIGVLVAWLGAWELAARTKLIDPFFFGQPSAVWSQIVTWVTQGTAQGSLGQQIFVTMEEAVIGFLIGVSAGVVAGIGLGRSRLLADVLAPYIKVLNSIPRIVLGSLFLVAFGLGLTSKVLLVIVLVFFGVFFNAFQGTREVDRNLTANAQLLGASRWQLTTQVVLPSAFTWILASLHVSFGFAIIGAIVGEFLGAEKGLGMLIKTAQGNFNQSGVLACMVLMAVVALLAEFLITRLEKRLLRWRPAAAGDTGLAAL, translated from the coding sequence ATGAGCGCCCGGCGGCCGTGGACGCCGCGGCGCCGGTTGATCCTCGGGCTCCGGATCGGCGTCCTGGTGGCCTGGCTCGGGGCCTGGGAACTGGCCGCCCGGACCAAGCTGATCGACCCGTTCTTCTTCGGCCAACCCAGCGCGGTGTGGTCGCAGATCGTCACCTGGGTCACCCAGGGCACGGCCCAGGGCAGCCTCGGTCAGCAGATCTTCGTGACCATGGAGGAAGCCGTGATCGGGTTCCTGATCGGCGTGAGCGCCGGCGTGGTCGCGGGCATCGGGCTCGGCCGGAGCCGGCTGCTCGCGGACGTGCTGGCGCCGTACATCAAGGTGCTGAACTCGATCCCGCGGATCGTGCTGGGCTCGCTGTTCCTGGTGGCGTTCGGGCTCGGGCTCACCTCGAAGGTGCTGCTGGTGATCGTGCTGGTGTTCTTCGGCGTGTTCTTCAACGCGTTCCAGGGAACCCGCGAGGTGGACCGCAACCTGACCGCCAACGCGCAACTGCTGGGCGCATCCCGCTGGCAGCTCACCACCCAGGTCGTGCTGCCGTCGGCGTTCACCTGGATCCTCGCCAGCCTGCACGTGAGTTTCGGCTTCGCGATCATCGGCGCCATCGTCGGTGAGTTCCTCGGCGCCGAGAAGGGCCTCGGCATGCTGATCAAGACAGCTCAAGGGAACTTCAACCAGAGCGGCGTACTGGCCTGCATGGTGCTGATGGCCGTGGTCGCGCTGCTGGCCGAGTTCCTGATCACCCGGCTCGAGAAGCGACTGTTGCGCTGGCGCCCCGCGGCGGCCGGCGACACCGGCCTCGCCGCGCTCTGA
- a CDS encoding ABC transporter ATP-binding protein, with protein MTAIELRGVTKRFPTADGGTYTALKDLDLTVADGEFCAVVGPTGCGKSTTLTLVAGLEQPSAGEVLVEDKPVTGIDPTTGFVFQQDAVFPWKTVLDNVSAGPLFRGTRKADARLLARDWLRRVGLTGFEDRYPHQLSGGMRKRVALAQTLINQPKVLLMDEPFSALDVQTRSIMSTELLSLWDQTRPAVVFVTHDLEEAIALADKVVVLTAGPGTVKAEFAIDLPRPRVVQEIRFDPRFVKLYEHIWEALRSEVEQAYARSTGVVAA; from the coding sequence ATGACGGCCATCGAGCTTCGCGGGGTGACCAAGCGGTTCCCCACCGCCGACGGCGGAACCTACACGGCGTTGAAGGATCTGGACCTCACCGTTGCCGACGGCGAGTTCTGTGCCGTGGTCGGTCCGACCGGATGCGGCAAGTCGACCACGCTGACCCTGGTGGCCGGCCTCGAGCAGCCGTCCGCCGGAGAGGTCCTGGTCGAGGACAAGCCAGTGACCGGAATCGACCCGACCACCGGGTTCGTCTTCCAGCAGGACGCCGTGTTCCCGTGGAAGACCGTCCTCGACAACGTGTCCGCGGGTCCGCTCTTCCGCGGCACGCGCAAGGCGGACGCCCGGCTGCTGGCCCGCGACTGGCTGCGCCGGGTCGGGCTGACGGGCTTCGAGGACCGGTACCCGCACCAGCTGTCCGGCGGTATGCGCAAACGGGTCGCGCTGGCGCAGACCCTGATCAACCAGCCGAAGGTCTTGCTGATGGACGAGCCGTTCAGCGCCCTCGACGTACAGACCCGCTCGATCATGTCGACCGAACTGCTGTCGCTGTGGGACCAGACCCGGCCCGCGGTCGTGTTCGTCACCCACGACCTGGAGGAGGCGATCGCGCTCGCCGACAAGGTCGTCGTACTGACCGCCGGTCCGGGCACGGTGAAGGCGGAGTTCGCCATCGACCTGCCCCGGCCGCGGGTCGTCCAGGAGATCCGCTTCGACCCGCGCTTCGTCAAGCTGTACGAGCACATCTGGGAGGCGCTCCGCTCGGAGGTCGAGCAGGCGTACGCGCGGTCGACCGGCGTGGTGGCGGCATGA
- a CDS encoding ATP-binding protein: protein MFQRATLASRILLAVLAIVGLTMAAGLALYVSVTSRTADANAEERAADIAGAVAETPLAAQALTTAASRPALRDLAARIEHDTGASYVVVIGADGTRYSHPIAALVGQRIEEPVVALDGRVHTGADNGSLGRSANARVPIRNAAGTPIGEVSVGIRESDVSARVSQVVLPVIFYTGLVLAIGVAASLILARAIKRVTFGLEPAEIVALVQEREAMLHGIREGVIAFDPNGRVNVLNDEARRLLGLQAARLGQPLDELVPPGRLRDLLSGAVEGTDVVAVTGDNLLVLNRRPVVVAGRNAGSVVTIRDRTEVEALLRQLDSVESLTTALRAQEHEYSNRLHVMSVLLGLGEIEEATAYADEVSVRSLAADVVRARIAPPVVAALLIAKITVATERDVEVVLTPDSALPASRLDHTPLVTVLGNLVDNAVDAVADGTGSGHPRGRVTVELHGDGHEFHLVVTDTGPGIPADLLDQVFVDGYSTKEPRAGGMRRGVGLALVQRLVRRAGGTITASSPAGARFDVRLPVRRQVEEVVS from the coding sequence ATGTTCCAGCGCGCCACCCTGGCGTCGCGGATCCTGCTCGCGGTGCTCGCGATCGTCGGCCTGACGATGGCGGCGGGTCTCGCCCTGTACGTCTCCGTGACCAGCCGGACCGCGGACGCGAACGCGGAGGAGCGGGCCGCGGACATCGCCGGCGCGGTCGCCGAGACGCCGCTCGCCGCGCAGGCGCTCACCACTGCGGCCTCCCGCCCTGCACTGCGTGACCTCGCGGCCCGGATCGAGCACGACACCGGTGCGTCGTACGTCGTGGTGATCGGGGCCGACGGGACGCGGTACTCGCACCCGATCGCCGCGCTGGTCGGGCAGCGGATCGAGGAGCCGGTGGTGGCGCTCGACGGCCGGGTGCACACCGGCGCGGACAACGGCAGCCTCGGCCGCTCCGCGAACGCCCGCGTCCCGATCCGGAACGCCGCCGGTACGCCGATCGGTGAGGTCTCGGTCGGCATCCGGGAGAGCGACGTCTCCGCCCGGGTCAGCCAGGTCGTGCTGCCGGTGATCTTCTACACCGGCCTGGTACTGGCGATCGGCGTCGCCGCGTCGCTGATCCTCGCGCGGGCGATCAAGCGGGTCACGTTCGGGCTCGAACCCGCCGAGATCGTCGCGCTCGTGCAGGAGCGGGAGGCGATGCTGCACGGGATCCGGGAGGGTGTGATCGCGTTCGACCCGAACGGCCGGGTGAACGTGCTGAACGACGAGGCCCGCCGGCTGCTCGGCCTCCAGGCCGCGCGACTCGGTCAGCCGCTGGACGAACTGGTGCCGCCCGGCCGGCTCCGGGACCTGCTCTCCGGCGCGGTCGAGGGGACGGACGTCGTCGCGGTCACCGGCGACAATCTCCTGGTACTGAACCGGAGGCCGGTGGTCGTTGCCGGGCGCAACGCCGGGTCGGTGGTCACCATCCGGGACCGCACCGAGGTCGAGGCGCTGCTCCGCCAGCTCGACTCGGTGGAGTCCTTGACCACGGCCCTGCGCGCCCAGGAGCACGAGTACTCGAACCGGTTGCACGTGATGTCGGTGCTGCTCGGCCTCGGCGAGATCGAGGAGGCGACGGCGTACGCCGACGAGGTGAGCGTGAGGTCGCTGGCCGCCGACGTCGTCCGGGCCCGGATCGCGCCGCCGGTGGTCGCGGCGCTGCTGATCGCGAAGATCACCGTGGCCACGGAGCGGGACGTCGAGGTCGTGCTGACGCCGGACAGCGCGCTGCCGGCGTCGCGCCTCGACCACACGCCGCTGGTGACGGTGCTCGGCAACCTCGTCGACAACGCCGTCGATGCCGTTGCCGACGGCACCGGTTCGGGTCACCCGCGCGGCCGGGTGACGGTCGAGCTGCACGGCGACGGCCACGAGTTCCACCTGGTCGTGACCGACACCGGCCCGGGCATCCCCGCCGACCTGCTGGACCAGGTCTTCGTGGACGGGTACTCGACCAAGGAGCCGCGGGCCGGCGGCATGCGGCGCGGCGTCGGTCTCGCCCTCGTTCAGCGGCTGGTACGGCGGGCCGGCGGTACGATCACCGCTTCGTCACCAGCGGGGGCCAGGTTCGACGTACGGCTGCCGGTGCGTCGCCAGGTCGAGGAGGTCGTGTCGTGA